The proteins below are encoded in one region of Ricinus communis isolate WT05 ecotype wild-type chromosome 6, ASM1957865v1, whole genome shotgun sequence:
- the LOC8259523 gene encoding WEB family protein At2g40480 isoform X2, which yields MDPDSVAEPVPGTPGIRELRSDTGPGLCNQQNGANQGTRKVGLRAEIDTSPPFGSVKEAVTRFGGSGSWMPYYKIFEEIDIKKVEEQAAELEKDLIVKELETLDVLEELGTTKRIVEELKLQLQKEAMRCMTIPDEPMSSPAIKEMNKENCRFHVNSREQRMGSLSPCPTSSPDMILMELKQAKLNLGVLSLEEELKHARVKPHISDNAVTDYKAEQLKKMVAAEKTEVSKAMLANEHTKTNLKTAELRLLAAKKMEEAARAAEAVALAEIKALSGNDSSSGFVLPEPEKVSSFDARTPLTPKAQKAEGLAKKVEVARLQRREANITKMSILRKLREATEEVKQSKQVLEEALNKVEMANRKQSAAEEAIRKWMPENDQEGQAAAYCMTRFSNYHLHQPNNHQDSPLHEAKESNLVNEDRKPVLKSTVSMRDVLSRKQVQPEEYVMARPTSEVREERQKVALSQMLHELREDLTFHPRVEKDGGDQKQFFAQRRKFGFIHISLPMTKPSKKKTQDFNNVMH from the exons atGGATCCGGATTCAGTTGCTGAACCGGTTCCGGGTACGCCCGGAATTCGGGAATTAAGGTCCGATACGGGACCCGGGCTTTGCAATCAACAGAATGGGGCTAATCAGGGAACAAGGAAAGTAGGGTTGAGAGCTGAGATTGATACTTCACCGCCTTTCGGGTCGGTTAAGGAGGCTGTGACCCGGTTTGGTGGAAGTGGGTCATGGATGCCTTATTACAAG ATCTTTGAGGAGATAGATATAAAGAAAGTGGAGGAACAGGCAGCAGAATTGGAGAAGGATCTCATTGTGAAAGAATTGGAAACACTTGATGTTCTTGAAGAGCTTGGAACGACAAAAAGAATTGTTGAAGAGTTAAAGCTGCAGCTACAGAAAGAAGCAATGAGATGTATGACAATCCCGGATGAGCCCATGTCCAGTCCTGCTATCAAAGAAATGAACAAGGAAAACTGTAGATTTCACGTCAACAGCCGAGAGCAGAGAATGGGAAGTTTGAGCCCTTGCCCTACATCATCGCCCGACATGATCTTAATGGAGTTGAAGCAAGCTAAATTGAACCTTG GGGTGTTATCTCTAGAGGAGGAGCTGAAACATGCAAGAGTGAAGCCACATATTTCTGATAATGCAGTAACTGATTACAAGGCAGAGCAGTTGAAAAAAATGGTTGCAGCCGAAAAAACAGAAGTTTCAAAAGCAATGTTAGCGAATGAACATACCAAGACTAACTTAAAGACTGCTGAATTGAGGTTGCTTGCTGCCAAAAAAATGGAGGAAGCAGCAAGAGCAGCAGAAGCTGTTGCACTAGCTGAAATCAAGGCTCTATCGGGCAATGACAGCTCATCAGGATTTGTACTCCCAGAGCCAGAGAAAGTATCCTCATTTGACGCACGAACTCCACTTACCCCTAAAGCTCAAAAAGCTGAGGGTCTTGCCAAGAAAGTAGAAGTTGCCAGGCTTCAAAGGCGCGAAGCAAATATCACTAAAATGTCTATTCTGAGGAAGTTGAGAGAAGCAACAGAAGAAGTTAAACAAAGTAAACAAGTCCTGGAAGAAGCATTGAACAAAGTTGAAATGGCAAACAGAAAGCAATCTGCCGCTGAAGAGGCTATCCGGAAATGGATGCCAGAGAATGATCAGGAGGGACAGGCAGCAGCATACTGCATGACAAGGTTTAGTAACTACCATTTGCATCAACCCAATAACCATCAAGATTCTCCACTCCATGAAGCGAAGGAATCAAACCTGGTTAATGAAGACAGAAAGCCCGTGCTAAAATCAACAGTTTCAATGCGGGACGTACTAAGCAGGAAGCAAGTTCAGCCCGAAGAATATGTAATGGCAAGACCAACATCAGAAGTCCGTGAAGAAAGACAAAAGGTAGCTTTGAGTCAAATGCTTCATGAACTCAGAGAGGATCTTACATTTCATCCAAGAGTTGAGAAAGATGGAGGTGATCAAAAGCAGTTCTTTGCACAGAGGAGAAAATTTGGGTTCATTCACATATCATTGCCTATGACAAAACCAAGTAAGAAAAAGACACAAGATTTCAATAATGTGATGCACTAG
- the LOC8259523 gene encoding WEB family protein At2g40480 isoform X1 produces MDPDSVAEPVPGTPGIRELRSDTGPGLCNQQNGANQGTRKVGLRAEIDTSPPFGSVKEAVTRFGGSGSWMPYYKIFEEIDIKKVEEQAAELEKDLIVKELETLDVLEELGTTKRIVEELKLQLQKEAMRCMTIPDEPMSSPAIKEMNKENCRFHVNSREQRMGSLSPCPTSSPDMILMELKQAKLNLGKTINDLGVIQTSIDSLNKKMKKEKTFLQKTRERLTSKFAGVLSLEEELKHARVKPHISDNAVTDYKAEQLKKMVAAEKTEVSKAMLANEHTKTNLKTAELRLLAAKKMEEAARAAEAVALAEIKALSGNDSSSGFVLPEPEKVSSFDARTPLTPKAQKAEGLAKKVEVARLQRREANITKMSILRKLREATEEVKQSKQVLEEALNKVEMANRKQSAAEEAIRKWMPENDQEGQAAAYCMTRFSNYHLHQPNNHQDSPLHEAKESNLVNEDRKPVLKSTVSMRDVLSRKQVQPEEYVMARPTSEVREERQKVALSQMLHELREDLTFHPRVEKDGGDQKQFFAQRRKFGFIHISLPMTKPSKKKTQDFNNVMH; encoded by the exons atGGATCCGGATTCAGTTGCTGAACCGGTTCCGGGTACGCCCGGAATTCGGGAATTAAGGTCCGATACGGGACCCGGGCTTTGCAATCAACAGAATGGGGCTAATCAGGGAACAAGGAAAGTAGGGTTGAGAGCTGAGATTGATACTTCACCGCCTTTCGGGTCGGTTAAGGAGGCTGTGACCCGGTTTGGTGGAAGTGGGTCATGGATGCCTTATTACAAG ATCTTTGAGGAGATAGATATAAAGAAAGTGGAGGAACAGGCAGCAGAATTGGAGAAGGATCTCATTGTGAAAGAATTGGAAACACTTGATGTTCTTGAAGAGCTTGGAACGACAAAAAGAATTGTTGAAGAGTTAAAGCTGCAGCTACAGAAAGAAGCAATGAGATGTATGACAATCCCGGATGAGCCCATGTCCAGTCCTGCTATCAAAGAAATGAACAAGGAAAACTGTAGATTTCACGTCAACAGCCGAGAGCAGAGAATGGGAAGTTTGAGCCCTTGCCCTACATCATCGCCCGACATGATCTTAATGGAGTTGAAGCAAGCTAAATTGAACCTTGGTAAAACTATTAATGATCTTGGAGTGATTCAAACTTCCATTGATTCTttgaataagaaaatgaagaaagagaaaaccTTTCTTCAGAAAACCCGAGAAAGGCTAACATCAAAATTTGCAGGGGTGTTATCTCTAGAGGAGGAGCTGAAACATGCAAGAGTGAAGCCACATATTTCTGATAATGCAGTAACTGATTACAAGGCAGAGCAGTTGAAAAAAATGGTTGCAGCCGAAAAAACAGAAGTTTCAAAAGCAATGTTAGCGAATGAACATACCAAGACTAACTTAAAGACTGCTGAATTGAGGTTGCTTGCTGCCAAAAAAATGGAGGAAGCAGCAAGAGCAGCAGAAGCTGTTGCACTAGCTGAAATCAAGGCTCTATCGGGCAATGACAGCTCATCAGGATTTGTACTCCCAGAGCCAGAGAAAGTATCCTCATTTGACGCACGAACTCCACTTACCCCTAAAGCTCAAAAAGCTGAGGGTCTTGCCAAGAAAGTAGAAGTTGCCAGGCTTCAAAGGCGCGAAGCAAATATCACTAAAATGTCTATTCTGAGGAAGTTGAGAGAAGCAACAGAAGAAGTTAAACAAAGTAAACAAGTCCTGGAAGAAGCATTGAACAAAGTTGAAATGGCAAACAGAAAGCAATCTGCCGCTGAAGAGGCTATCCGGAAATGGATGCCAGAGAATGATCAGGAGGGACAGGCAGCAGCATACTGCATGACAAGGTTTAGTAACTACCATTTGCATCAACCCAATAACCATCAAGATTCTCCACTCCATGAAGCGAAGGAATCAAACCTGGTTAATGAAGACAGAAAGCCCGTGCTAAAATCAACAGTTTCAATGCGGGACGTACTAAGCAGGAAGCAAGTTCAGCCCGAAGAATATGTAATGGCAAGACCAACATCAGAAGTCCGTGAAGAAAGACAAAAGGTAGCTTTGAGTCAAATGCTTCATGAACTCAGAGAGGATCTTACATTTCATCCAAGAGTTGAGAAAGATGGAGGTGATCAAAAGCAGTTCTTTGCACAGAGGAGAAAATTTGGGTTCATTCACATATCATTGCCTATGACAAAACCAAGTAAGAAAAAGACACAAGATTTCAATAATGTGATGCACTAG
- the LOC8259522 gene encoding uncharacterized protein LOC8259522 has protein sequence MQSSGRSHDELNQESLEIKKDEKFFTRIMSKETSMANSSCRVYYGGASGAVPFTWESRPGTPKHTSFADNTSNIPPLTPPPSYYSTSKSKSMRKRTKQNLFNTIIPRLMTKKTSHVSPSSSMSSTTTSSSSSSWTSRSSSSSYHSSPATFNDSKSRKHPCFVCSKSPIHYGVDDDDEEHGLELFSSSRLCYGGKSKGLNVFGGRYIMENMKSALLSVVGHGNNGHGSAGKAKY, from the coding sequence ATGCAAAGTAGTGGAAGAAGCCATGATGAACTCAATCAAGAATCCTTAGAAATCAAGAAAGATGAGAAGTTCTTTACAAGAATCATGTCTAAAGAAACTTCAATGGCTAATTCTTCTTGCAGAGTCTACTATGGAGGTGCTTCTGGTGCTGTTCCATTCACATGGGAGTCAAGACCAGGGACTCCTAAGCACACATCATTTGCTGATAATACCTCTAACATTCCTCCATTAACACCCCCTCCTTCTTATTACTCaacttcaaaatcaaaatccatGCGTAAAAGAACGAAACAGAATCTCTTCAACACTATCATCCCAAGGCTTATGACTAAAAAGACAAGTCATGTGTCTCCTTCATCGTCAATGTCTTCTACTACTACATCATCGTCTTCATCTTCTTGGACATCAcggtcttcttcttcttcttatcatTCATCTCCAGCAACCTTCAACGACTCAAAATCGCGTAAACATCCATGTTTTGTATGTTCAAAATCGCCTATTCATTACGGAGTTGATGACGATGATGAAGAACATGGCCTTGAATTGTTTAGCTCTTCAAGATTATGTTATGGGGGTAAAAGTAAAGGTTTGAATGTGTTTGGAGGTCGCTATATAATGGAGAATATGAAGAGTGCATTGTTGTCCGTTGTTGGACATGGAAACAATGGACATGGATCAGCAGGCAAAGCTAAATATTAA